The Lutra lutra chromosome 16, mLutLut1.2, whole genome shotgun sequence genome segment AGGACTCTCAACTATTTCTGTACCCCCCCCCCAATCTTAACTGGTTGAGAGCTGATCCTGATTCTGGTAAGAAATTCTCACCAAGTGATCGAGTATCTTCCCTCTTCAAGTCCTTGACTGACAGCTCCATTCCTCCCTAGAAGGAGAGGGTTCCAACTCTTCTGGGTATAAATACTCAAGCCCCTGAATGACTTGTATCCATTCACCAACTCCCTGATGTGGAACCTGAAGCCGAATTTATTCAGCACCTCTCGGCCCCCTCAGAGCGGACAAGGAAAACAGGCAGCTTTGGCCCCACGGAGGTGGGGGGTAAAGAGGGCCACAGGAGCACATGGAAAAGCCACAAATAGACACTTGCTTTTGAAACAACAAGAGATCTGGAGCATCCCTGGCTAAGAGGCTTTCTCAGTCTTGAGACTACAGAAATCCTCTCCTCAGCCACGAGGCCACGTGGCCTATGGTGTAAACGGAGGGTAAGAGAGCTGGGACTTCAAAACACCGGCATCTCTGCaactgtgagtgtgtgtgtatttgtgcagGGAGACTAGGGAGTCTCACCTGGGCCCCAGGTGGATGCCAGGGAGATGCCAGGGGAGGAGGACCACACAACAGGAcctaggaagggaagaaaggtcTGGGAGCCCACAGGGCAAGGGAAAAAACCCACCAAAAGTTGTTGGTTTCCAGAGTGATAGCAACTTTATGCAAATATATTCTAATTACTACGGACTAATTATTTCCCCTGATTGTTTTCCAGTTCCAGTTGACAAATCTCACCATGCAGACCATGCTTAAGTGCAGATCAGGAAAGGAATCTGAACACAGAACTCAGTGCGGTTAAACGTTGCCCCAGGAGGACCAGCCCCTCCTACCAGTCTGACCTCCATCTCAGACCCTTTTCCAGGGGAAGGACCTGACGGCCTCCTAGAGCAAGCTACCATCAACTTAGACTTGCTACCCTTAGGAGAGGGACCCTGGAACCAGCAAATACAATTACAAGCAAAGGAGGGCTCTGACCAAGAACTGTTCACTTCACACCTCTGAATGACACAGTGCAAATCTGGGAGTAAATGCAGCAAAGTCAAACTCAAGTGGAGAGCCCGCTAAAGAGTCTCAAAATTggaataagaaagtaaaaaagtagaagaggaaagaCACTAAGAAAGAGTCTTTTTCTTTGGACAAGCACCTGTGTAGTAAAGCAAAGAGCTGGGACTTTGGAGACAAAAATACATCTGCTCTGGAAAAGGAGACTCAACCATAAAAGTTTAAGGGTCCAGAAGAACaaaactgttttatttctcaagagCAGGTGAGAACACAAGTGGACAAAACCACCAGCTTTAAGGTCTGCTACTCCGCTACTCAACACTGCGCAACTCAGAAGGGCTCAAAAACCTATGGCAGAACACACTAGACCAAAGGCCCCCAAGACTGAGCATGTCTCAAACCCTGCCTGCCCAAAGACTCATCCAGCACCAGAATCACACACAAGCCCCCTCCATGGAACTCATACATGCAACGGAAACAGACACTGCAGCCTGCAAGTCCAATACTGCTCAGTACCTaatggtggggggatggggtggctgggggtgggtgcAGGAGGGTTGAAAGATGCACATTAACTGGCTGGCCCCACAGCTACCTATTTACTCGATGGCCTGGGATTATCACAGCCCATTAGTCCACTCCTTCCAGGAGCTGACAGTCCCCCACGCTCTAAAGGAGATCTTGTTCAGGATTAGAGGCACAGACTATGTGCCTCTGAAGCAGGACCCTCTCACTCAAAGAGTGGCCAACCATCAGTCACAGTAAACCAGCCAGAGATACCAAAGTTCAGCTTATAGACTGTGCTTGCCTATCACTCAAGACATGAAAGAAAATGGCCTGAGACTTACATCAGGAGGGAAACACAGGCTCGGAAACTATGTCCTGGAAATGCATTCTAAGCTCAGCTTTTCTGAAACCATTCCCTTCAAGTCAGACACGCTGTCTCTCTCAGCTCTAACACATTGCCAgcaggtcctggggtgggggggggggtcagaaaGAGGTACTTGAGGAAGAAAAGCCTTCACATGTCTGTTTGGGAGCCCAGAATGTCCTTGAGAAGAGCCGGGCTCAGAAAAAGTGAGAGAACTGGCCGACTTCAGAGCACCGAGGCGGTTTGGGACTCCTGCTCAGGTACGTCGCACTCAGGCAGTGATTCAAGAAGGCAAACTGCTCATGGGGTCACGGGCCCAGTGCTAGATCCAGGcactgagggaagagaggaagtgcTCATGGGGCGGACtatgaaacaaaggaagaaaccaagaaGAGTAAAAtcctttttgtaaaaaaattagCCTGATAggtaaaaaatatacaaagttgAAATTTGTTAAAGACACTGATAACAGGAAGAAAGACAACTCCAAACCGGTATCTGTTCCCACTTAAGTGCTAACATGACACAGACACAGAGCGCCGCCTAGGGCAGCGGACAGGTAAGAGACATCTGGGGCAGATGAACACAAACACAGCCAGGGCCTGCAATGCTCATTAACGCAACAGCTGacaaacaaatatacagaaaattttaatggAGGAaccaaaggagaagagaaaaggagagaaaatcttaaaactcaGCCCTGGGCTGAGAAGGCGCCACACAGCACTGAGTCTGGCACAGACAGCGATGGGACGACCGGCCAGGAACTCCTAGAGCAGCTTCTGGTAACAGTGGTGCAAAGCAATGAGAGACATACTGGCCACCAGAAACACATTTCTTCTTACtttggggatggggcagaggcaggaaacACACCAGCCCCCGCCTCGTGGGCAAGGCGCTGCCAACGCTACACTCGGAGTATCTCCAGGCAGTTGTTGTAGCAGATGGCAATCCAGTCAGGCTGAGTCGATGCCCACTGCACGTTGTTGATCTCTCCCTCAGCTGTGTAGGCCAGGATCGGGTCCTCGATGGCCCGGGGCATTTGCTGGATGTCCCAGATGAGAGCCTGGTGATCATCCGCTAGTGACAGAGAAAGCCAGCAGCAAGGTCACAACTCAGGCAAGGAGGAAATCGGTCCCCGCATTTGGGGTGGGCGGAGGGAtcacagtttacaaagcacttgcTCACCAAGATCCCAGCGAGGGAGGTTTTATTTCAAgcctctgttttatagatgaagaaaccaagactcagaaatGTTCAGGCACTTGCCCCAAGCCATAGAGCAATGCAGCTAGTACACAGCGGAGCCAGGGCTCAGAGCAAGGCCTCTGATGTGTCCCAGGGCCCCAGTCACTGCGGCAGAGTGAGGATGGCAGAATGGGACCCAGAGGGGCACCTCTTACCTGGGGCAAGCATCAGGAAAGGACCAGGGGATATAAAAATTATCCCCAAACATGTCATCTGCAGCCACTTAAAGTACCTGAGTGATTAAAAATCCCTCTCTGATGATTCAGCTTATGGGATTTTACCCCATATCATGAACTTCTATACTTTGATGAGGTGTTACATAGATGAGGTGAAATGCTGAGTGGACATGTgctcttaaaaacaattttcccTAGAAAAGCTACCTTCTTCACCCTGGGAAGTAACAGAAAGAAGGTAACCAcctcaaaaaaatacttaagcacatgaaaaaggactggaagaaaatatatccaAATGAGAACAGTGGTACTATGAGGCTGGCAGAGTTATGAGCTATGTTTACTTTTTACCAGTCGGTGAGTGATCTGTAATGTGGTCATTCACTTTTATAATCAAAACAATAAGTCCTTAGacttaagggaagaaaaataaaaaggcaacgaCCTTCAATATCACAGTGTCCCCTGATCCCATCAGCCCATCCTGATGTGAAAACCTGTCTCTGATACACAGGAGATCTGAGGAGCCTAATAGGCCATGCTCACGTGGGCAACACTGGCCTGGTGCCATGGCCATATAACCCAGGCGAGGTACAAGATGCCCTTCCTGGGGACAATCTCTGTCAGGGGCTCTGGGGAGCTGTTTGCAATGCTCAGCACATCTACAGCACTAAGTTTCTTCTCCTCAGCGCCCCTCTCAACCAAGCACATTCTCCAGCCACAGCTCCTTCAGCTGAAGGGACTCTGGACAGGTACAACACACACAGCAGCGAGCAGGGCAAAGGAAGCCACCAGGAGCAGAAGACAAACTTCTACTGGGGGGCACTGGTACCATTCTTCAGGAACAAGGACCATAccgtttttttcttccttctcccacccttCCCTAGCCACACCCCTGGGAAAAAAGAAGGCAATCATGAAGGAGTCAGCCCACAACCTGAGGTGCAGAGGAAAGCAGAAGGCCTCTAACTGCTCCTCAGTGACATACAGGCATGGGGAGAGGGCCAAAAACAGGAAAAGGTTCATGTCTTTCAAATGAATACTAAAATAGTGCAAAAGCACCAAACTACTCTGCTCCTCTGGCTTCATAATGAGCAAGGAAATGAGGATGTTACTTATgagtgaggaaaggaaaaagtatgtTAGAAAGAAACCCAAGgcaccaaaaatgaaaaagataagaaGCAAAACATCATGGGATGAGAGTGGAATTCTGTCTGTATAAAATAAAGGGGCAGACTTTCGTATTGGGGGGGTATGTGGAGGCATATACCCACATAAAAAGGTCTCAAAGGAGACACGCTGTTGTCAGAGGTCACCAATGGAGAGTGGGACTGAGGTGGACATAggacaagaaggagaaaagattgggacgcctgggtggctcagttggttggacgactgccttcggctcaggtcatgatcctggagtcccgggatcgagtcccgcatcaggctcccggctccgcggggagtccgcttctctctctgaccttctcctcgctcatgctctctctcactgtctctctctcaaataaataaataaaatctttaaaaaaaaaaaaaaaagaaggagaaaagatgaCTTTCACCTTCCTATTTTATATACctcagtattattttaatttttaaaagattttatttatttatttgacagagagagagatcacaagtaggcagagcagcaggcagagagagtgggggaagcaggcttcctgctgagcaaggagcccgatgtggggctcgatcccaggaccctgggatcatgacctgagccgaaggcagaggcttaacccactgaaccccccagactattttaatttttaataacagaCTTACATTATGCCTAGAATAAAAGCACACTGACAGGATATTTTTAAGGGGTACTCTTTTTGGTCCGGCAAATGGTAAGGTGGGAACTATAAGTCTCACCCCACTGATCAAGCCAGGCAGGGCCTTCAACACCTCCAAAGACTATTGCAAGGCAGCTCTGTCTCCCCAGGAGTGACAACCTCGGCCATTCCCAAACATTCTGTTCCATCTAAGAGACACTGCCCCCCTTCTCCACAGTCCTGGATCAGAGTCCTCTGGGCCAACGTGGATTTCAGGAAGGCACAGCCTACAACTGATACATGATGTAAACAGTGCAGGGCAGGAGCTCTGCTACCACTGAGGGTACAGGATCTTCTGGATATGTGGACTACTCCAATTTCACAAGTGGAGGGAGGCTCTCTGTTGAGCTACTTTGCTAAATCTCTCAAACCACCCTTTGGAAATAGCAATGATTACGGTTCtaaggagacagaaggagaccTCCTCCCCTCGCCCTCCCTGTGGCTTGTCCCCACACCCCGCCACCATGATTACCTGCGGTACAGATGTGGCAGGATGAGTGTGGGGCCCAAGCAATGCCGTTGACACATGCTCTGTGGTTGTTCAACCTGGCGACAGGTGTGCAGGGGACTCGGACATCCAGAATCACTACCTGCAGAAATAACAAGTGAACGGCTCAGGAACTTCAGGGTgtaacaggaaaacaaacaagacaTTACACAAGGAAAACATAATTCTAAAGCATAACGTGTTCATTTGTGGATTTAAGACCATTAGAAGCAGAGGGTCTTGGGCCCAAAAGCAGCTATAGGATTGAGGAAAAAGACAAGACTAAAAGCAAAGACACAGGCAGTTTGTCGTCTATGTCTTAAGCAATGTAGGGCATTTAGACTGATAAGGAAGGGGAGAAGTAGGAGTAGGTAACATGAGTTTGGATAATAGGACCAGGTCCTGTTTGGTGCTTGTACTAAGAACTCCGCGCATGCTCAGTGGACAGAATGAGAAGCCTCTCCCCACAACCCCCAAAGCAGAATTTGAAATGTAAGAAGTCTGAGGTACCAGCTTCCCCAAAAGTTAATCACTGCTTCATCTCCACCCACACTTCATTGCTTTTATTAAGAAACAGGCCACGAAGAGTTGTCATTTCTATGTCTGTTTGCTAAAGCTGGAAGAATCTGTCCAGACCACCCAAGAGGAAAAGTGCCTGTTTCAGCACCATAAGCACATATGATTCGGTCTGCTTTTCAGACACTGCTTTTCTTGGCTCCAACGCCAATGctccaagttttaaaaagttcttaacACACAGTCCTTGTTTTAGACCAGGCTTACTCAGTGCCAGCACTGCTGACATTTTGGGTCTGATCATTCttgagcggggtggggggtactCTTGCACGCGGGATGTTTAGTAGGACCCCTGGCATTCGCCCACCAGATACCAGCAGCACTGCCACCTGCCCCCGGGTCGCGGCAATCCAAAACGTCTTGATGTTTTTAAAACTCCACTGGAGAGGAAACTGCCACTGGCCGAGAACCACTCTTCTAGCAGCCCTCACTGGTGCCATAGACAGGAGGCCATGCCGTGGGCAGCCCGGAGCAGGGTACTCACCTCCATTCCATCCATGGCCATGGTGGCCAGGTAGTTAGGGTCCTGCTTGTTCCAGCAGAGGCGAAGCAGTGGGTGATGCTGTGGGTCTTCGTAAATGATGGTGCTGTGTTCTAGATGACGAAGGTCAAACATCCGCACCGAGCCATCAGCGCCCACAGAGGCAAACATGTCCCGGCCACCCCCAGCCCGACTAAATGCAATATCATAGACCTGTTGGTGAATAAGAAGCTTCAGTCAGATTCAGATCCGGGACCCTCTTTTCCTGTACCAGGGACCTCTATCATCCCTACTTCCCCTATACCCCCCTCATGACACAGAAGAAGGTCAAGACAGCCAAACAGTATCTGTGAATTCTGGCGCCTGAGACCTGTTATAACCTCCGTGACTTTCTGCTACACAAACTGGCTGGCTTCCTCCTGCATTCCTgctttctgagtctgtttcctccaaCCTTTGTGATAAGACAAAGAGCAGAAACCCTGCTGAGCGGCAGAGCACAGGGCGGAGCAAGTGTTCCGTATGGTGTCAGCCAGTGGCTGTCCTCTGCCACACTACAAAATCCAGACGTTTGTTTCCTGGGCCGTGATGGCTTTCGTTTGCGTGTGATCAGAGACAGACCCATGCCCACATTAAGGCCACTGATCTGAGAGGTGGAGGCAGCCCTCCTGTGGCGCTTACTAACAGCCACTCGGGTTCTGCTGTGAAACCTGGACCTGAGACTCATTTTCATGAAAGAAGTAAGAGCAGTTTCAAATCATGGGACACTCAGGGGTTCCTGTCTTCACAAAGAGGTTTGGGATCACTCTCTTGTCCTAGGACATGCTTTATTTCTTCTCCCAGTTGGTTTGTATTCAGAAGTGAGTCAAtttaagttggtttttttttttttttaagattttatttatttatttgtcagagagagagagggagagagagcgagcacaggcagacagaatggcaggcagaggcagagggagaagcaggctccccgccgagcaaggagcccgatgtgggactcgatcccaggacgctgggatcatgacccgagccgaaggcagctgcttaaccaactgagccacccaggcatccctcaatttAAGTTTTGAATCATTGTTTTCTGCATTACCCCCTGCAAACATTGCACACTAATAtctatgagaaaacagaggcagagggcaaCAAAGAGcctcagagaaagaaagggatgaagagagacagacaaagccagagccagagcaagagagagaaaaactgaaaaaccagTGCCAAGGATCTCCTGGGGTCAAAGACAGCGACAGCTGACTTCTGAGGAGACACAAGTGGCATCTCTCACTAAATACTGGGACTCAAGCCTTCTTGAGGTTCTGCCTACTAAGGGACATTGCCAAAGGAACATCTATTTTTATGTGACCTCATAAATTCCTTTTCCTCTGGCTGACTATGAAATCACGCTTCTCTTTCTATGGTTGGAACTAAGAATGGTTCAAAAGCGAACTGGGCCAGTCATCACAAAGAGGCCTGACAGATCACAGCTCCGTCCAGCACCGTCCAGCCATGTTAGGGCGTGGGTATATTTACAAGATGTGTTGCCCACGGGCTGGCTGCCAAGAACTCCCAGGGACAGGGACACCATGGCTGCACTGCTAAGTGCTTAGATACCACAGGCAATGCGGTTAAATATGTCAAGCTCTCTCagctccttcctctgtgctccatTTGGGCATTTCCTCCTAAACCAAGGGAAGGTGACAACTCCTGGATATATATTTCCCTCCTCCACACCCAGCCCTCTGGCAGGCAGCAACAAGGAAGAGCCTCCAAACAAGTCTCCACTTTGACAGAGACGTGGACTGAGGAAGAGCAAAGGTCTAGCAGGTGTCACTGTGTCTCTGAGAGCCACCCTCCCAGGTCTATTTCTTCAAGGCCAGGGTGCTGGCCCAGGGCCCGTCTGCCATTAAGATCCATTCCTGGCCCTTGCCCTAGGGAGAAGCTAAGGtatttctcattccctctctctgtacCCTCAACTTTCTTTGCCAATGGCTGTGCCCCCTCCGTGGTTGTATCCTGGGGAGACCCAGCCCCTGGGCTCCAGGAACCCTGtctcttccctttgcccctctggcCTACAGGCAGCAGCAGCTTCCTGCTCCTATTCTCCACATGACCTCACTGTTGCCAGTGTGGCTTCCCAGCTTCACCATCATCTGTGTGAGCATTGCCCTAGGTTAAATCCCAAGTTTAAATATTTAGAGTAGTTGCAGTCTTCTGGGTTGGACCCTGACAGAGAAGAGCAAACGAGGTTATCACAGAACTAAAATGTAGCAACCTGTTCCACTTGATGTCAAGAGGGTTTCCAGAAGTTCCTTACTGGTCCTCTCTGTTGGACAAACTCTTCCTTTGCCCCTTGGCTTAGCAGCAGCTAAATTGAGCAATCTTATAACAGAACTTACCCTGAGGAGCACAGAAAGCCAAAGACCAATCCCTTTCTAAGAGTGATAACCTGGTCACCATCTTCCCATTCTGAGGACCTCAAGTGTCTGACCTGAGGTCAAGGCATTCCTTTTATCTGTACTAatactccttgctgagcagggtaagggagaaaagaaaaagaaacatgaccCACAGGAAATCAGAGTACAAGAAACATGCAGTgactctgggagaaaaaaaatttatgaccAGTTTCCAAAAGCTCTCCTCAGAAGAATGCTTTGATCAAAACACAATCACAAATAACTCTCCTCGGCTTTTCCAACTAACACAGGAGAAACATCACCATGAAAATAAACCATATTCCATTCCAGATTGTATTGAAAGTATTAAAGAACATACTAGAATTTCATAAAACAAGTTGAGAGAAAAAACGATGATTTAGGTTTGTCTGCCAAgaaattttccctcttcctggtttcccccacttccctcccctccaaaaagtaaatatatttcaaGGTAAGTGTTATTTTTCAGTCCCATCAGGTCCACTAAGAGAGTTCATTATTACAAAACAGCAATCTCTGGCACAAAAACTATTATGTAGATTAGGTTGCTTGTATCAGCCAAAAAAACACGTTAGTTTACAACAGTGTTATTTTTCGCTGTTTTGACATATTACCATTTTCAGTTTCAACAAGACATTGGCATTACGATTTTCCACATACTTTGCACAACAGTGAGAGGGTGGTCTGACCTCGAACTGAAGGCACAGAAAGCAGCTGAGGAAAGCAGAAAGAGGAACAGCATCATTACCTCCTTGTCATGCGCGATCAGTTGGGTCTTCACATGACCAGACACAAGATTCACTCGCCCCAACACCTGCCCTGTCTCCAGCCCCCAGATGGTACAAGTCGTATCAATGCTGGAGGTACCTGGAAACAACCAGTGCAAGTCAGTGGCTGACAGGAGTGAGGCTTCCCTCCTTGTGTCTACTGCTCTGTGTAACCCAGGAGACGACATGCCACAGATACTTCCTAGGCAACAAGAGTCAAGTATTCAATCCCTACCCCAGGACCTCAGACTCTGCTGACTGGAGAGACAAGATATACACACATGGGAAGCTTAGATCCATACGAGGAATTAATAACTACATTTCATATTTGGCCTCTTTCCCTCTGGCCTGTTTTAGGCTGATCCATGGACCGCAGGCCCAGTGTTTTATCTGAGGAAAGCATCTCTGCTTCTTCAAAAAGGAATACACACCCCCTTGCTCCCTTACCTAACAGATAAGGATCCACCTCATTCCAGTCAAAGGAAGTTAGAGGAGCACAGAAATCTGAGTTCTTGTTATTGTTTAGCAAACATTCCAGCCGGGTTTCTGTTTCACCAACCTGAAGgaacaacaatttttaaaaatcagccagTCTTATCTTcacagaaaacttttaaaagctcTGTTTAGACAATATATTATTAAACAGAAGACACAGGAGAAAAACATTATTATCCTAGAGTAATAAAATCCAGAGGAACTCCTCCAAATGCTACTTCTTTCCAAGCTTTCTCCTCTGTCCCGCTTTGTTTTTCCCAATTCTCACCCCGAGGCATTCCTAGAGGAGCGGTCTCCTCACCTTGCCCGACCTGGAACCTCTGCACCCTGCCTGGCACTACTCCGGGCCATACGAGACGCCACTGCAGACGCGCTCAGCCGAGAGAGGAGGTGAGGCTCCACGGTCCACTCACACACTCAACTAGAATCAACGGCCtggtactttgtttttaaattactccAAAATATCTTGGCTATAGACAGAGTAACAAGCCTCAAGCATCCCCCCGcctcctacccaccccacccGCAGAAGGTTCTCTTCATTTCACCAGGTTCACTGAGCCTCTCAAGTTTCCATGGCTGACTGTGGCCTGACCACAGCAGGACTTCAAGGAATCCCAGCTAGATTTACTGGGGAATCTGCTGAACCAATAAAGGTCATTCCAGAATCACTCCCATTTGCTTCTCCTGGGCTACAGTGACACTTGcagcctccagccccagtcaGTTCTGCGACTCCACGATGCTTAGTAACAGCTAACATGGAGAAAGCCCATCAGTCTCGCCGCTGACTGAACACCTGCTCACCCTCCACACACGAAGATAGTCGCCACTTGTCGCCAGTAGGTCTGGATAGACGCCTTTTGTGTCGGGGATCCACATGAGCTTTGTCGTGGGGTACGGATGGTCAAAAGTGTTTCTGCAAATAAACTCCGAACTCTCTTCATCTAAACCAACAAGCTGGACCTGTAAAACAACCAAAGTGAGCCATGGAGAAACATTTGTTTCTGGAGCAGTATCGAATACCTCAGATCCTTCCCCCTACCTCCCAACGCCTCACCTAGTCCTGTACTTAACACAAAAGCATGTGTCAAAGGAGCCTTCAAGAACGCaaaccactggggcacctggatggctcagctggttaagggtccaaccctggatttcggctcaggtcataatctcagtcagggttgtgagactgagtccctgcgtcaggctctgagctggacCTGGAgaccacttaagattctctcttcctctccttctgcccctccctccaccctcttcccCAGAAAGAACCCAAACCGACTGTAAGTGGCAAAAAAGTGGCTGCCACTGACGGCAAAGTTCCCTGGTTTCCAGCCACGTTTTCTTCAGAGTTGATTTGGACCAATATTaacttccattcttttttgtcAAACTCAGTCCGGCTCGGTGAGAAATGCTACTCGGTATACAGTTGTTTATTGATGTCCACTGACTAGAAGATGGAATGGGGGAATTTTTGGTAAAGACCCATAGGAAGTGGATAAGCACCAAACCAGAAGGTAGAAAAACAGAATTCGACTACTGCTGCCTAACTTCAGTCTCAGATACCACtgtcttcctgcttttttttttttaaaacaattttatttaggTACGGCTGCATGCAGTAGAAGTcatttaaatgtacagttcaatgACACAGAATGTGTACATGCACGAAGGTATACAGCTGGGAACCCCCCCACCATGGTAATTAAGATAACGAACATTTCTATTACCCCAAAAAGTTCTCTTGGGTTCCTGTGCAGTTAACCCCATACCCGTAGCcccaagcaaccactgatctgtagTTCTGGCCTTTCTGTAATACCATACAAAGGAAATCATATGGTCATGAGTCCTGGGACAGCTACTTCAGCACAAAGCTCCTGAGATTCGTCCACATTACTGGGTGTATCAGTAGCCCCTTCCCTTTCATTGGTGAAAACACTGCATTATGTGGAAACACTATAATTTATGTATCCATTTACCAGCTGGTGAACTTTTAGGTTATTTCTAGTTTGGGACCATTATAGATATTGCTATGAATACTTATGCATAAGTTTTTCTTGGAcaagctttcatttctcttgggtagacaACTGAGagtagaactgctgggtcatgtTGTAAATGTAGGTTTAACTTGATTAAAAGACAAATGGccaactgttttctgaagtggctgtgTCCTGCATTCCCACTATATTCCACTCCTCTAACATAGGAGAGGTCCACACCCTCCACATCCCTGGTCAACGCTTGGTGTtgccagcttaaaaaaaaaaaaaaaatcattctaacaggtgtataGCAATATATTAAATTGCATTTTCTCACTAATGATACtgtgtatcttttcatatgcttattctCCACTGAAGCCTGTTCAGatattttgtcctttaaaaaaggggggggggcgcttgggtggctcagtgggttaaagcctctgcttttggctcaggtcatgatcccagagtcctgggatcaagccccacatcgggctctctgctcagcagggagcctgcttccccctctctctctgcctgcctctctgcttacttgtgatctctgtcaaataaataaataaaatcttaaaaaaaaaaaaaacttggcttTTTAGACTCAGAAAAATTGGGCAGAGAGTAGTGTTCCCATGTACCTCCTGTCCCCACACGTACACACCACATCCACTATCTAAGCACCAGCACCAAAATGATACATTCATTCAAATGATGAATGTACACTGAtacataatcacccaaagtctatAGTTTAGAGTTCACCCTTTATGTTGTATGATCTGTAGATTACAACATGTATCCACCAATACGGAATCATACAGAATAGTCTCACTTCATTCTTTACCAGGCTGTTTTCTTATTTACTGAGTTCTgagagttctttgcatattctggatacaagccCCAGTTACGTGTTTTGCAAC includes the following:
- the DCAF7 gene encoding DDB1- and CUL4-associated factor 7 produces the protein MSLHGKRKEIYKYEAPWTVYAMNWSVRPDKRFRLALGSFVEEYNNKVQLVGLDEESSEFICRNTFDHPYPTTKLMWIPDTKGVYPDLLATSGDYLRVWRVGETETRLECLLNNNKNSDFCAPLTSFDWNEVDPYLLGTSSIDTTCTIWGLETGQVLGRVNLVSGHVKTQLIAHDKEVYDIAFSRAGGGRDMFASVGADGSVRMFDLRHLEHSTIIYEDPQHHPLLRLCWNKQDPNYLATMAMDGMEVVILDVRVPCTPVARLNNHRACVNGIAWAPHSSCHICTAADDHQALIWDIQQMPRAIEDPILAYTAEGEINNVQWASTQPDWIAICYNNCLEILRV